The proteins below are encoded in one region of Benincasa hispida cultivar B227 unplaced genomic scaffold, ASM972705v1 Contig587, whole genome shotgun sequence:
- the LOC120069775 gene encoding galactan beta-1,4-galactosyltransferase GALS3, which produces MAKDRERRMYVGVIFNYAAELKLFLSALLLLCALATLLQFLPSRFTLSISDLRSCSATQDSLPRPLPTLHSSIPPPTPTLSPPPPHRSPSSNGVLRRAFHPYGAAAYNFITMGAYRGGLHNFAIVGLASKPLHVFGHPTYQCQWIPRLHPSNPINASAYKILPDWGYGRVYTVVVVNCTFSQPVNADNQGGKLLLYASTSGGGDRNVNLTDTIEVLTESPGGMNASLFTSRPKYDYLYCGSSLYGNLSPQRVREWLAYHIRLFGVRSHFVIHDAGGVHEEVLQVLKPWMELGYVTLQDIREEERFDGYYHNQFMVVNDCLHRYKFMAKWMFFFDIDEFIYVPPKSTIKSVLDSLSDYSQFTIEQMPMNSKTCLSEDAGRTYRKWGFEKLVYKDVKRGIRRDRKYAVQPRRVYATGVHMSENVDGKTTHKTEGIIKYFHYHGTIAQRREPCRTLSNLTQFTVDDTPFLLDTTMRLVAPAVKRFELKMIGNRLQSTRQ; this is translated from the exons ATGGCCAAAGACCGAGAAAGGAGGATGTATGTGGGAGTCATTTTTAACTATGCTGCAGAGCTCAAGCTCTTCCTTTCTGCTCTCCTCCTCCTCTGTGCTCTCGCTACTCTCCTTCAGTTTCTTCCTTCTCGTTTCACCCTCTCCATCTCCGATCTCCGTTCCTGCTCCGCCACCCAAGATTCCCTCCCGCGTCCTCTCCC CACACTCCATTCTTCCATTCCCCCTCCCACACCCACCCTTTCCCCTCCCCCTCCCCACAGATCACCTTCTTCCAATGGGGTTCTCAGGCGCGCTTTTCACCCTTACGGTGCCGCCGCTTATAACTTCATCACCATGGGTGCTTACAGAGGCGGCCTCCACAACTTTGCCATTGTCGGTTTAGCCTCCAAGCCTCTTCACGTCTTTGGACATCCGACCTACCAATGCCAGTGGATTCCTCGCCTCCACCCCTCCAATCCCATCAACGCTTCCGCCTACAAGATCCTTCCCGATTGGGGCTATGGTCGTGTATACACCGTCGTCGTCGTCAATTGCACTTTCTCTCAACCTGTTAATGCTGACAACCAGGGTGGAAAATTGCTCCTCTATGCCTCTACTTCCGGCGGCGGCGACCGCAACGTCAACCTCACCGACACCATTGAGGTGCTAACAGAAAGTCCCGGAGGAATGAACGCTTCCCTTTTCACATCGAGGCCCAAATACGACTACCTGTACTGTGGGTCGTCCCTGTACGGGAATCTGAGCCCCCAGAGGGTGAGAGAGTGGCTGGCGTACCATATCAGGCTGTTCGGGGTCAGATCCCACTTCGTAATACACGATGCGGGTGGGGTTCACGAGGAGGTGCTCCAAGTTTTGAAGCCATGGATGGAGTTGGGTTATGTAACATTGCAGGACATCAGGGAGGAGGAGAGGTTCGATGGATACTATCACAACCAATTCATGGTGGTGAATGACTGTTTGCATCGCTACAAGTTTATGGCTAAGTGGATGTTCTTCTTCGACATTGACGAGTTCATCTACGTGCCGCCGAAGAGCACCATAAAATCGGTTCTGGATTCGCTTTCAGACTACTCCCAGTTTACAATAGAGCAGATGCCCATGAACAGCAAGACGTGTCTGAGCGAAGATGCGGGGAGAACGTACAG GAAGTGGGGGTTTGAGAAGTTGGTATACAAAGATGTGAAGAGGGGAATAAGGAGGGACCGGAAGTACGCAGTGCAGCCGCGGAGAGTGTATGCGACGGGGGTTCACATGTCGGAGAATGTAGATGGGAAGACCACACACAAGACGGAGGGCATCATCAAATACTTCCACTACCATGGTACCATTGCCCAGCGAAGGGAGCCCTGCCGCACCCTTTCCAATCTAACCCAGTTCACTGTCGACGACACCCCCTTTCTCTTGGACACCACCATGCGCCTCGTCGCTCCTGCCGTCAAGAGGTTCGAGCTCAAAATGATCGGTAACAGGTTACAGTCCACGCGCCAATAA